tacattcaaaataaaagaaaagtaggCTGATAGGcatttttggtaaatttttttctcccactataaaaataaattaggattgactttaaaattttcaagttAAACAAGATTCAATGAAAGAAACAGTGCCTTCATGTTCTTCAAAGGCATGTGAGCCATAGAGTGGCTGAAGCTAAcctaattatgttttctttaatgtgAAATAGCTATTTGCCCGACATTCCATTTGCATCTCACCGTCACATTCAACTGGCTGGGACATTGATTTTTTCTAGGTCTTCCTTTGAACATGAAAgtgtttttcctgtttctctccacTCCCCACCTTGTGAGATCCATGATAAGAATAAATCAATAATTACATTGTtggataaaaatgaatataaattttattgaaaaacaacaCCAGCAACAATGTGGGGAAAGCATACTCAACAGCCACCGGCCCACACAACTCAATGCACACATTATGAGAAGTAATCACCTCTTTCAATTGCTGACTACTTActccaaatgaaaagaaattatagaCCTAAGATAAACCGAGGTGGGCTACAGAGGCACACCATCTTTGAAAATTTTGCCAATAGCAAATGATGTAGTGATGCTGTTAACTCTCTGTTTGCTGCAGACAGACCAGGATATCTCAGGAATTAATTGGTTTCGAGAAGAGAAAACCCACTCCTTCTAGTGAACATGGCATCTAAAACCTCAGACCACTGGGAAAACTTTTCTCCTTTTCAAGTCCTTTGAGAAGAGGATTTCACAAACTTTCTTGGCAACTCGTCCCTCCTGCTTAACAACAGGAAATAGTTCTTTATGTCTAGCCGAAATCCTTCATGCTTCAGTTAgtctatttatttccttttaatctcAGCAGGCAGTGAGGAGGCTGTCCTGGTAGGACAATGTAACATATGGGGAACTCACAATGATCATAATCGGATTGAAAATGGAGTCCGGCTGAGCTGGTGGCACTTCTGAAACAAGCTGGAGAGAAGGGAACTGCAGTCATGGTGGTAGTGCCTCTGCCCACCACTCCTCCGCCCTCGGTTCCCTTCTGCCCTGTGGCCTGGGGGCTGCCATCCTGAGAATTGCAAGCAGATACCCTCTGAGTTTGATCGGTTCCAATCCTTCATTGGTATAGTAATGAGTGTAGTCACAGCTGTGCCATCCAGTCCTATGTCCAGTGCTTCTGTTTCAAGAAGTGATTTCCAGGCAAAACCGTCCCATCACATCCCTTGTCTTTTCAACACACCAGGTTGCCCCCCAGGATGCCCTCACAGCTTGTGCGTGACAAAGATGTCCTCCGTGTACCCATGAGGAAGCGCTGAGAAGCCACGAGAAAGCACCTAGTGATTTTAACATGAACATTTCCACAGCATTTTCAAGTTCTGCATAAAAAGCCCGGTGATAGAGCGGCCTCGCGGCGTACAGAGCCGGCAGCTCCGCACTTCGGACACCTGGGGGCGCCCGTGCCATTCCGCCGGCGACTGGGCCTCGTCGCCCGGGAAACAAAGATGGGGATTTGAAGAAAAGCCTTCAAAATGCAACTCCGAATGTCTACCCTGAGCAGCATGCGTGTAAAAATTCATGAAGATTAGAtttcatttcatgtatttttacttCAGCGGAAAGAAATGCAGGTGATTTTCTGACTGCGCCTACAGCTGTCTTTACAAAGCGGGTGCCTGGTTAAATGAGAGGGAGGGGCTTGCCGATGCCCTGCGGTGCTTTGAGAGGCGGGGCCTCCCTCTCTGGTGCTGGGGACAGCTCCTACTTTGCTGGGTGGCATTCTCTGCATGCTCCAGGATGTATTGATTAATTATATTACATATCGAAAAGGTATGGGGTCTCCAGCAGGACTAGGCGAGGCAGCCAGCGCGGGGTCCAGTGAGTGACATGCGTCATCCAAGGCACTTATTATTTTGATGAAACAAACACATTTCTTTCAGCCCATAAAATCAGAGGTGTGCAAGAAGGCTGTTTTCAGGGTGTAAAACTCCCCTTGTTTCCCTGTGGTGGTGCATAGCTGTTATGCCTCCGGGGCCTTTGTGCATTTTTCAGGTGTGAGTGACACGAGGCTGGCTGGGTGGCCTCGGTGGCAGAGACTGCGGAGGGCGCAGGACCAGCCCAGGACAGTTCAGCCCCCCAGAGGTGACACCCCTTGTGCTCGATGCCCCCGGTCTGTTGGATGATGGGCACCTTTGTGAGCTGGCTCTGGGCTAGGCCACCCTGCTGGGTGGCAGTGGGGACTTTTAGGGGAGGGATCCCGTGGGATAATGAACAGAAGTGTCCGGAGCCTGGATCTTCAGTCAGGACCTGGGCAGGGGAGGCTGCTGCCACCTGGCAGTTTCCTCACCCTGTGCTCTGGATGGCCAGGCCCCCTTTGTTCACCTCTGTAGCCCAAGCATCTGGCACTTACCAAAGCACCCCATGGACATTTGTTGGATACAGGGATGTAAGGGTGAATGCCACGGAGGAAGCTGTGAGGGTCCCAGCTGGCCCTGGCTGTGGCTGAGCctggaggcctgaggaggggcAGTGGGGAGAGGTACCAGGCAGTGCTGGCTCTCAGGGGTAGGGGGCACTGAGACAGCCAGGGGCCATGGAGCTGGAGAATCCAGGAGTTCGGCAGGGAGTGTGTCTGTGTGCCAGGATGGTTCTGCAGTAGCCATGTGGGGCCTCTCTCGCCTTTCCCTCTCATGTGCCCTCGTTGAAGCCAGCCTTTCCTCCGTTGCCATGGCAACAGCAGCCTGAGGCGCTGCTGAGGGCCAGCTGGGCAGCCGAGGCCTCTCAGTCTGGCCTGAGCAAGCAAGGGTCCCTGAGCTGTCCCCATGCAAGGTGAGACTGGAGGGGGGGGTGTCTTctcagagaagggaggaaaggagatggGATGGGACGTTTGCTCTGAGACAGGCACAAAAGCTGCTCCCGTGCAGCTGGAAGTCTTCCCAGCCCTGGCTTTGCTGGTAGAGATGCTGGGGGCAGGCAGAGCCCTGTTAAGGTGTGAGTCTCCTCGGCATTGCCGCACTGCACTACTCACCTGATCTGCGGCCTGATCACGGCTATCTGCAAGGCTCCTCAAGGGCCTGGCCAGCCTCTGGAGGCTCCCTGTGGAGGCGGGGCAGGGGCCTGAGACCCAGGCTCTGCGAGGGCCTGGAGGGCACTCCAGGCCTTAGACTGAACTAACTACCCTGTGCACTCCTATTAGAGCAGAGCTGGAGGTCTTACATCCTCAGACACAGGCTGCAGCTCTGCCAACAGTGTCCCTCCCACCTGCACAGCCACAGCGGGCATGGGCTGCTCTTTGCTTTGGAGTCTCCTCACAACTTTCTGGTTGTCACATTCCTGACTATACTTAGGGATGGTGGAGATGATCAGCTTCCAGCCAGTTGTGGGTCAGCTAGATTCCTCACCACACCCTTTTACTAAGGCTCTTGAAGAACAAGAAGTAGCTAATGAAGAAGCAGCAGGATGAGGAAGATGATCGGGTCTGGGAGGAGAAGATGGTCCAAGATTCCCTGGGGGCCCGAAGCTGTCAAGAGGCATGGTGATGTTGCTTGAAAGGGGCTCTGTGATTCAAGGACAACTCAGCCTTGCAAATCATGTCCCCTTGGCCACGGAAGAGAATTCTCTAAGCATCATGTGAAAAGCTGTCAACCTGGGCAATATCCCTGCTTTCCCACATCAGccctacaacaacaacaacaacaacagcagcactAACACAAGAAGGGGCATCTGGATGCAGGTGTACAGTTTACAATACCTTAGATTTACATAGCACCTTTTTCTTCTAAAGAGCCACTGCTTCTGTCCCCTCAGTCACAGTCACACCTGAGTGAAGCCTTCGGAACACAAAGATCACAGCTCCTGTTTCAGAGGAGGGACACTGAGGCAGAGGCCTAGAAGGGATTTCATGCAGACTCAGTGGCGTCCAGGGCTCCCTGCACTTCCCTTGAGCCCTCCCTGGGGAGGTCTGGCTTGGCCCTTTGGGAGGGTAAGACCGGGGCACAGGCCTTACTGGGCATTCACTTGGTATTTCAGGATGTAGGAGTAGAAGTTGTGGTTGGCATTCTCCAGCACCATGACATAGACTTCCTGGCAGCCAGCTGTGCTGCAGCTGCCCTCCCAGTAGCCCTCGTGGTTGAGGGTCAGGGGCCATGTGTCCTGCCCCTTTACCAGGACTTTGGCAATACCATGCAGCTTCAATTTGAATGGGATGTTCCGGTTGGCAGGAAGCACACCCGACAGAGGCTCCAGCAGCTCATTGTCCTGTCCCCAGTTGCCAAAGCTCTCAGGGAACATGGGCCAGTTCACCTTGGTGTTGGCACAGCATAGGAGGTAATTAAAGACGAAGATGTAGTTTCCTGGTTCCTGCCTCTTCTTGACAAAGATCTTGAGGGCGAACTTGCCGGCATGGGGCAGCTGGACTTTCAGCTCGGTCCGCTTCTCCCAGTGCAGCTGGAAGATGTAGCGCCGCTGTGCCTCCTCAGTGATGGGGCCATCATCCCCATGGAGGGAAGCCAGGACGTTAATGCCCTCCTCCACGCTGAAGCTGATGGAGCAGCGCCCATCGCTGGTGTGGATGATAGGGTCAGGGTGGGAGGGCTTCATGATACCCATCTGCTCTGAGAACCAGCTGGGGCCCACGGGCTGGTGAAGCTCAGCAGGCAGCTGGACACCCATGTCCACATAATTGCACTTAAGCGTGTACTCCAGCACTGAGCTGTAGATGTCAGAGTTGCCCTTGGCAAAGATCTGCAGCTTGTGAGTGCCCATGGTTGGAGGGTACACCTCCAACTTCATCCCGTTCTTCCTGAGGCTCAGCAGCCCATGCTCTTGCTTGCCGTTGAGCATGAACATGAACAGTGTTGGGGCGCAGCTCTCAATGGTGACCGTGGCCTTCCCGTTCACTGTGGAGAGAAAGTCGGGGTCAGCAGAGATGGGTCCAGCATGTGCtgatgtgctggtaaatgtttaacaactgtcTCCCTGGGAGAAAAACGTCTTGACTTATAGTGCTTGCCTATTTCCATGGTGTCAATACTTTTACCACAGTCCATTTCAAGCACCCAATATGACTTCACTGAGCGTGGCAGCAGCCAGTGGTAGTACACCGCTGGAAGGGTTCCCTACTCCCTTCAGGTAGTTTTCTTTGAGATAAATGAAAGCTAAGGGGCCTCTAGAAAAATTTGTCCCCAGCGGTATGTGTGCATCCTGCCCATTTGATTCACATAAGATGAAGGTTGCTTGTGTCCAAAGAGGGTCATGGGGCAGGTGGGGCACCTTCTCCCCCAAGTCTCAGGTCTAGCTTTCACCTTGCTCCCTCCAGAATCTATCTAAGTGTCAATGCTGTCATGTCAACACATTGTCCTTAAAACTAGTGAGAATGGCTTCACTCCCTGACACTGTGCACAGGAGGTTGGGGTGGGGCAGTTCCCTGATCCCCACTTCCCTGACCCCATGCTTCTCACATAGGTGTATCTTAGCCATGTTTCAGGAATGGGTCCTGAAAAGTCAGTGTGTGCACAGGAGGGTCTTTTGCAACCCCCACACTgccacacaccaccacccccgcTGCCGTCTCTCCCTTTGCTCTGCAGTTCCTTCTTCATCTGTCCTGGTCATTGATTTTCAGGGAGAATTGGTCAGTTCTCTAGTCTTTGTAGCCCATGAGGACCCACCTGCCTGGTCCTTCCTGGCGCCCAGGGCCACAGGGAGGGGCAGTGGCTTCTTAGAGTCTGGCCTTACTTCTCTCAGAAACTGGTCATCCGCTCCCAGCCCCAGCAACCTCCCCAGCCCTGTTCACAGTTGAGCGCAAAAGGAGAGAGGCTGTCTGATCCACATCACCAGGAACTTTCCCCTAGCTTGGGCTCTTGGTGGGGGAGGCAGAACACTGTGCCTGGGCTCTAGGATAACGGCCTGAATAGACTTCCCATTGAATGTGCGTTCCATGCCAACTCCCACCTCAGGAATGGGAGAAGCCCACATGGGCCAGCGTGATGGGGAGGCTGCTTAGACAGCTTGTCTACCTTCTTCACGGCTGTTCTACCTCGAAAGCTGTCCCAGCCTTCTCAGATACTGCCCACTCTGCACCTGCCCTACACTCCCACATGTCCCCCCACTGCCTCTGTTTCCCCTCTGCCCCTCAGCTTTCTGGCAACCCAGTGACTTtcctctgcccccaccctccaGTGACTTCCTAATAATGAGGCCCCTTAGACCTTGGAGGACCTAGGCTGCTAGCCTCCATGCCTTCCTCTGAGTCCTCTCCTCCCTTTGCAACCCCTACTCTTTGAGGCCTGGCCCTCATCCCACTCTCTGAGCACTGCTTAATTCCAATGCCATTGCTTCCCCTTCTGTTACACTGAAATTGTATGACTCTTGGTACTTTAGTGCTATTTTATTTGTCTACTTGCTTTCTCTACTGCCTTCAGCCATTGCATGGCACATCTGTCCCATGGTAACCTCCAGAGGAAAGTGACCAAGATCAACAGACTTGTTATCTCCTCTTGGTAAAAATCCCCCTCTCCCCTCACTTCTGAACTAGCTCAGTGGGCAGAAGCTACCTCAGCTCCTCACTGTGCACGGCCCCTATCCTGTTCCATCTCACAACTGGCTGTGAGTCTTTTCTGCATAGTGAGGCCCAGATCCCCCTGCAATTCACTTTTGATTGTGGAGCACCACCCAGCACCCCACAGAGCAGCCCCAGGGCTCCTTTGAAAATGTCCGCCTGGCTACTCCTGGGCTCATGGCAGAGCCCTGAAGCTGGAGACCCATGCAGAGGCCTGTCTCTTCCTGCCTCGCCagtatcaagcactctctcagatcCTCCAAGGCCACACCCTTCCTGCCTCAGGGTCCTCCCAcccactcctccctccccaccacttCCCCCAAACCTGGATAAGGCCTCATGGTAATGTCCCGATGGCAAAGCAGCCCACCCGGACCCTTCACCTGAGGCTGAGTTCCCTGGCAACCTCTCTCCTAGCCTTGGCTCTCCTTCAGAGAACGTTCCACTGCTGTAATTCATCATGTGAGCACTTTTGTGTAGTGTCTGAACTCCTTGCTGGGCTGTGGCTCTGTGGTGAAGGGGCTAGCCTGTTTCATTTTCTGCCATGTCTTAGTGCCTGGTTGCGGTGTCTCACGCAGAGGGTTCTTGCCAAAGGTGTGTTGAATGACTGGGAAGACTTGAAATAAAGGACTGGTCACCCCGCAGACCTCTGTGGGAGCCCATGGGCTCTTCCAGTCCCCCCTGCCTCCTccacctctcctttcccctccccggTGCTCTTCTGGAGCCCGGCAGCTTTCCACCCCCTTAGAGGtgccctcttccttcccttcctttctgctcacctcagtttccctattttgcttccttcccctcccccactctAAACTAGCTACCACAAAGAAATACTCTGTAAATATGTATCAGATATATGGAATCATATTTAGGTTTAGATTTCTATGAATTAAGGAATctggtatttatatttttatgtctcttaAAAGGGCAAACTCCACTCAATGGCATCAGTTTGGTATTGCTTTGACCTGGTCAGTTCTTTCCAATGGTTCAATGGCCTATGATACATTGAACAAGCCCTTCCTCTATTGTAAGCGCAGGAAATGGATTCCCAAAGTGAGCAACTTCACGCTGTTCCTTTAGCCGCAGGAGCTGCCACGTATTTGGAGTTGGAAGAGTATGCAAGAGCTCAGTAACCTGGCAAAGGAAGCCATTGTGTGGTGGAAGGGACGAGTCAGTTGGAACTAACTTGGGGGCACCTGTGCTTCTGGCTGCCCCATTGCCCTGCAGTGTGGGTGGGAGCTCCCCAGGGGCTCTGGGCCACCCACAGGCACTTTGTGCTAATAGTCAGTGTGAGCTCAGACCTCCTGTCCTGGGTGGATGGAGTCCCCAGTGGCAGAGACAGTGCCGCCAGGCAGTCCTTTGCTGAGGTGTGGGAGGCTGGGCTGACCTGACTTACAGGGCTCTGCAGTGTGCCCAGGTTGTGTGCCCAGCACTGGATCAGGTACCAAGGCCTTGGAGAGGCATAAGAGACAATCTTCCAGAGGACCTGCTTTTTGTCTCTTAAAGACAGTTCTGGCCCCCCCCAAGGTAGCCCCCATATGCCTCAGAGTATGCAAACATACTCAGCTGCTATGGCTCCATGGTGAGGGCTGGGGGAGCAAATGTCAGCGCAGGCCAGCCATGGGAGATGGCTAAGCTGGGTATCCTATACTGCCCCAGGTGAGTGGGCTGGAAACTGCTAGGTCCCGCCTCCAGAAGGGAGGGGTACTAAGCCAGCCAGGCAGAGGTCTGGAGCCTGGCCCTCATCTCGGGGTACCTGAGTTTGGAGGCTGGGGGCTTACTGTGTCCCCTCTTCTCCTCTGCTGTCTAAAACATGTCCATCTCTGTCTAGCTACTATGCCTGTTCTCTTCTCCCAAGACCCAGCTCAGTGGCCACCTCCCTAAGGAAGTCTGCCCCAACTCTCTGCCTTGGGTGGGACTGCCCCCACCTGTCCTAGGAGACCCCTGCTGCTCCCCACCCTTGCTGGTTGGACCACCAACACCCAGATTCCAGCTCTGCTGAGGCCATGTATTCTCTCCAGCAGGAGTTGGGGAGGAGAACACAGCAGGCCAGTAGCTTCTGTTGGGCACCTGAGCCCAGAGGCTATGTGTAGCGGGGGTGACGCAGTCCTTGTCCCTGCTATGTGAGCTGAGAGAGACTCACCCAGCTAGGAACCACCCAGCCCTGGCTTCTGTGACAGGCCAGGCTGTGCATCCAGCCCTCAAGTTCTAGGAAACCTTCAGCCTTCAGATACATCCCTTTCTGGGTTTATGCTAGTGTGAGTAAGCTTCTGTCCCTGCTGATGTGGCCTATGGGCCTTCCCTGCCCTGATGGCCTGGGCTGCCTCAGCAGCCCCCACacatccacatgcacacacaagcttTGTGCTAAGCTACAGGCCATGCCCCTGGGAGGGCATGCCCTGAAAGCACAGTCTCAGGCGGGCTGCTGGAGGACAGTGCGAAACGTTCCATCCCTGCTGCTAGCACACTGGCACCTGCTCCAGGCTCACCTGTTCTGATCATGGAAGTCTCCGGGTGGGCACTCAGCATCCCTTTGTTGTAGAATTCACTCTTGTGATACATGTTGTTCTCAAACTGCCTCAGAGATTGAGGAGGTTTTAGCAGCTGCCAGTTCTTGT
The sequence above is drawn from the Rhinopithecus roxellana isolate Shanxi Qingling chromosome 1, ASM756505v1, whole genome shotgun sequence genome and encodes:
- the KY gene encoding kyphoscoliosis peptidase isoform X1, with translation MELKKDINAVSIDMLLIVHSEKRRAAQGTHSDQQADPSALLQRRGGFQGIGNGVRRWQKLEGNDLHENLVEKQHPQQPQVITSYNSQGTQLTVEVHPRDAMPQLLKKFSLAKRLQGDKNGNTRPRQPGGKDAHAYPWDRSSLKSISLDLRQFEKLDLYASQVTAKNGLDELVSDLLQEAHTDLERVRAIWIWICHHIEYDIAAAQEKDRQAFKPTDILRTQKTNCDGYAGLFERMCRIAGVQCMTVPGYSKGFGYQTGQSFSGEFDHAWNAVYLEGRWHLVDSTWGSGLVDTTTSKFTFLYNEFYFLTHPALFIEDHFPDNKNWQLLKPPQSLRQFENNMYHKSEFYNKGMLSAHPETSMIRTVNGKATVTIESCAPTLFMFMLNGKQEHGLLSLRKNGMKLEVYPPTMGTHKLQIFAKGNSDIYSSVLEYTLKCNYVDMGVQLPAELHQPVGPSWFSEQMGIMKPSHPDPIIHTSDGRCSISFSVEEGINVLASLHGDDGPITEEAQRRYIFQLHWEKRTELKVQLPHAGKFALKIFVKKRQEPGNYIFVFNYLLCCANTKVNWPMFPESFGNWGQDNELLEPLSGVLPANRNIPFKLKLHGIAKVLVKGQDTWPLTLNHEGYWEGSCSTAGCQEVYVMVLENANHNFYSYILKYQVNAQ
- the KY gene encoding kyphoscoliosis peptidase isoform X3 — encoded protein: MELKKDINAVSIDMLLIVHSEKRRAAQGTHSDQQADPSALLQRRGGFQGIGNGVRRWQKLEGNDLHGTQLTVEVHPRDAMPQLLKKFSLAKRLQGDKNGNTRPRQPGGKDAHAYPWDRSSLKSISLDLRQFEKLDLYASQVTAKNGLDELVSDLLQEAHTDLERVRAIWIWICHHIEYDIAAAQEKDRQAFKPTDILRTQKTNCDGYAGLFERMCRIAGVQCMTVPGYSKGFGYQTGQSFSGEFDHAWNAVYLEGRWHLVDSTWGSGLVDTTTSKFTFLYNEFYFLTHPALFIEDHFPDNKNWQLLKPPQSLRQFENNMYHKSEFYNKGMLSAHPETSMIRTVNGKATVTIESCAPTLFMFMLNGKQEHGLLSLRKNGMKLEVYPPTMGTHKLQIFAKGNSDIYSSVLEYTLKCNYVDMGVQLPAELHQPVGPSWFSEQMGIMKPSHPDPIIHTSDGRCSISFSVEEGINVLASLHGDDGPITEEAQRRYIFQLHWEKRTELKVQLPHAGKFALKIFVKKRQEPGNYIFVFNYLLCCANTKVNWPMFPESFGNWGQDNELLEPLSGVLPANRNIPFKLKLHGIAKVLVKGQDTWPLTLNHEGYWEGSCSTAGCQEVYVMVLENANHNFYSYILKYQVNAQ
- the KY gene encoding kyphoscoliosis peptidase isoform X2, with the translated sequence MELKKDINAVSIDMLLIVHSEKRRAAQGTHSDQQADPSALLQRRGGFQGIGNGVRRWQKLEGNDLHGTQLTVEVHPRDAMPQLLKKFSLAKRMYDRGLQGDKNGNTRPRQPGGKDAHAYPWDRSSLKSISLDLRQFEKLDLYASQVTAKNGLDELVSDLLQEAHTDLERVRAIWIWICHHIEYDIAAAQEKDRQAFKPTDILRTQKTNCDGYAGLFERMCRIAGVQCMTVPGYSKGFGYQTGQSFSGEFDHAWNAVYLEGRWHLVDSTWGSGLVDTTTSKFTFLYNEFYFLTHPALFIEDHFPDNKNWQLLKPPQSLRQFENNMYHKSEFYNKGMLSAHPETSMIRTVNGKATVTIESCAPTLFMFMLNGKQEHGLLSLRKNGMKLEVYPPTMGTHKLQIFAKGNSDIYSSVLEYTLKCNYVDMGVQLPAELHQPVGPSWFSEQMGIMKPSHPDPIIHTSDGRCSISFSVEEGINVLASLHGDDGPITEEAQRRYIFQLHWEKRTELKVQLPHAGKFALKIFVKKRQEPGNYIFVFNYLLCCANTKVNWPMFPESFGNWGQDNELLEPLSGVLPANRNIPFKLKLHGIAKVLVKGQDTWPLTLNHEGYWEGSCSTAGCQEVYVMVLENANHNFYSYILKYQVNAQ